From Amycolatopsis sp. WQ 127309:
CGCCGTGGCCAGCTCGTTCGGCAGCCGGACCTGCCAGCCCTTCGCGTCGGTCGACGCGCTCAGTCGGTAGGTATCGGTGTCGTACGGCGCCTTCGCGCCCTTCGCCGAACCGGTGTTGAACAGGCCGAAGTCGCAGGTCGCGAGCCCGCCGCGGGCGAACGCCGGCAGCGCCGGGGTCACCGCGGCGCCGCGCGCCTGGCTGCCCGAGCCGTCCAGCGACGCGACCGTGACGGTGTACGAGAGCACGCCCTTGCGATCGCGGGCGAGGTCGGTGATCAGGAACTTCAGCCGGTTCGCCTGGTCGGTGTACTCGTACGGGCTCGCCGCCTCGGTGCCCGCCTTGAACAGCGCGTCGTTGAGCTGGCGGTAGTCGCCGATGGTGATCTTCACCGGCGTGCCGTCCGGCTTGGTGTAGTCGGTGATGCCGATGTCGGCCGGGTTGGCGTCGATCACCCACTCGAAGGGCGCGTTGTCCTTGTCCTTCGTCTTGGCGAGCAGCACGCCGGAGTCCGGCGAGAACGAGTCCGCGCCCATCCGGTCGACGACCTCGACGGTGTAGTTGTCGTAGCCACCGCCGTCGCAGAACGGGTCGGTCGTCTTGTCGCACTTCGGGCTCTTGTCGCCGCCGGTGAGCTTGATGTTCAGCCCGGTGAACGCGCCGGGCTGCGCGTCCGCCTCGCGCGCGGTGATGCGCGCCGACACCGGCCCGGACGCCGCCAGCTGGTTGCGGTCGAGCTGCAGGACGTCGGCCGGGTCGACGATGCCGAGCTTCATCTTGTTGCGCAGCATGTGCTGGGCGCCCATCGAGCTGCCCTGCGTCGCCGGGATCTGCCAGCGCGTGTGCGGGCCGCCGGGGCCGTTGAACGTGCCGCGGGACAGCATTTCCCAGGCACCGGAGTAGTCCCGCCACGGCGGGATCCCGAACGGGTTGTTGTAGTTGTCGCCGATGCCGAGGATGTGGCTGAACTCGTGGGCGTAGGTCGACTGCCCGGAGCTCTCGGCCTGCACCGAGCTGCCGTTCCCGGCGTTGGGCCAGATGCTGGCGGCCGACGCCCACGACGTCCACGGGACGTACCGGGTGGCGGCGTAGTTGGGCAGGTCGTGGTTCGGCGGGCCGAACGCGTCGGGCACGTTCTCCTTGGTGCCGAACTTCATCTCGCCGAACTCCTGCCAGGTCGAGCTCTCGTCCTGGCCGGCGGAGAGGTAGAAGACGAAGTCGAACTGGTTCGCCGTGTCGCCGACGTCGGCGCGCCAGGCGTTCCCGGCGTCCGTGCGGATGTCGCGGTCGCAGTTCGCGCTCGGCGGGCAGGCGTTCGGCTGGAACTCCATGCCGTACTCGAAGGACTGGCCGGGCATCCGGTACGGGCCGAACGCCGTCAGCTGCACGCCGAAGCGGCCGCCGGAGTCCTCCATCCAGTACTCGTTGATGGTGTGCCCGTTGTTGAGGGCTTCGGGCTTGTTGAGGAAGTCCTGGTAGTACTGCGCGACGCCCGCCCGCGGGATGTTCGAGGCTTCGGGACCGGGATTGCCGAACACGGTCGACTTCGGCGGCTGCGTGACGACGAAGTCCTGGTCGGGGTAGTCGGCGAGGACGACGGCGCCCTTGAAGACGCGCTGCGTCGGCTTCAGGGCGGGGTCGGCCCAGTTCGTCCCGGGCACCTTGCGGTAGTCGGACCACGTCATGTGGTCCTGGTTCTCCCAGTGCGCGGCGTCGATCGGGGCGGGCCAGCCACGGGTGAGCGGCTCGGCGGCCGCGGTCCCGGCGCCGAGCCCGGTCAGGACCGTGACGGCGGCGAGCAGGGCGAGCGCTTTCGGGGTTCTGGCGCGCATCTGCGGCTCCTTCACTGGGAACCGGCGGGGTCGCGGTGTCCCGTGATCGACCGTATTGAGCCGCGCTGTCGCGGTTCTGCCCCGAAGCGAGGGTTTACCCGCTTGCCCCACGACGAAAGTCTGGCCGGTTTGTCAGGCCCCGAGCGCCCCAATGTGGCGTTGGGTGCATCTGACGCACCGAACGCCACATTGGGTGCGTTGGACGCACCCAACGCCACATTGGGGCGTTTGCCCGGCACTGTGGACAAGTCCGGCCCCGCGCGCGGCGGGCACCGGGAACTGTCGGTGGCCGGCGGTAGCGTGGAATTCGGGGGCTGCTCAGCCCAGCCGCTTCGCCGTGACGAAGCGCGCGCGGCCCGCCAGGTCGTTGTGGCCCTCGACGGCCGTCAGCACCCGGCGCGCGCGGACCAGCGCCGGGACCGCCGAGCCGTGGGTGTCGTCGTGCTCGATGGCCAGGCCGCCGCCCGGGCGCAGCAGCCGCGCGCCCGCCGCGATCGCGTGGCGGATCACCGCCAGGCCGCTCTCCTCGGCGAACACCGCGCGCGGTGGGTCGTGCTCGGCGACCTCGGGCGGCACCGGCGTGCCGTCCGGGACGTACGGCGGGTTGCACAGCACCAGGTCGACCAGGCCGTCGAGCTCGGCGAACATCGTCGGGTCGCTGATGTCGCCGGAGTACAGCCGGATCGGGGTGTTGCCGGCGTCGGCGTGGACGTCCGCGTTGTGCCGCGCCCAGGCCAGCGCCTGCGGGTCGACGTCCACCGCGTAGACGACGGCGTCCGGGCGCGCGTGCGCGACGCCGAGAGCGAGTGCCCCGGAGCCGGTGCACAGGTCGACGACGACCGGGAACTCCCGGCCCTGCAGGAACTTGACGCCCCATTCGAGCAGCAGCTCGGTCTCCGGGCGCGGCACGAACACGCCGGCCCCGACCGCGACGGTGATGTCACCCAGCGCGGCCCAGCCGGTCAGGTACTGCAGCGGGATCCGCTTCGCGCGTTGCTGGACGAGCTGGCCGATGGCCTCGATGACGGGCGGGTCGACCAGGGGCACCATCGGCAGCCGCCCGCGTTCGACCCCGAGCACGTGCGCGGCGATCACTTCGGCGTCGAACCGCGGCGAAGCGACGCCCGCCCGCCCGAGAATGCGGGTGGCCTCCATGATGGCCAGGCGCAGCGGCTGCCGATTCACTCGTCGTCCTTCACCTCGTCAAGCCTGGCACACCAGGCGGAACTCCCCCGTCAGGACACGCGCCGGTCCCACGCCGTGCAGCGTATCGAGCGAGCGGTCACCCGCCCTCCTCGGTCAGGTACCCGGCCAAGGTGCTGCGACGACGCTGGAGCGTCCCGATCCGGTCGTCCATCGCCGTCAGCTCGCGGTGCAGCAGCTGCGCGAGCTCCGGGCAGAGGTCGAGGTGGGCCTCCTCACCGCTCGCGCACTGCAGCGCCGACGCGATGACCCCGGTGGTCAGCCCGGCTTCGAGGAGCCGGCGGATCTGCCGCACCCGGACGACGGCGTCCTCGCCGTAGCACCGGTAGCCGTTGCGGTCGCGCGACGCCACCAGCAGACCCTGTTCCCCGTAGTAGCGCAGCAGGCGCGTGCTGACGCCCGTCCGTTCCGCGAGCTCGCCGATCCGCATGTGTCCCCCGGACTTGACCTTCACACTGATGTGAAGACCTAACGTCGCCGGCATGACCGAACATTTCCACCACGTCGTCCGCGGCACCGGCCCGGGCCTGCTGCTCGCCCACGGCGGGGGCGGCAGTGTCGAGGGCAACTTCGGCGCCATCCTCGGCGACCTCGCGCGGACGCGCACCGTCGTCGGCCCGGACTACCCCGGCTCGGGCGCAACGCCCCGCAGCGCGACCCCGCTGGACCTGGACGAGCTCGCCGACGAGCTGGTCGCGATCGCCGTCGGCGCCGGGCTGGAGCGGTTCGCGATCCTCGGCTACTCCCTCGGCACGGCCGTCGCGGTCCGCGCCACCACGCGGCACCCCGATCGGGTCACCGGGTTGATCCTGACCAGCGGTTTCGCCCGGCTCGACAACCGGATCCGGCTCGCCGTCGACGTCTGGGCCGCGTTGCTGCACGACGACCCGAAGCTGCTCGCGAAGTTCCTCACGCTGGTCGCGACCGGCCGCGACCACCTCGAAGCCCTGACGCCCGGGCAGCTGGAGACGGCCGTCGACCAGCTCGCCGCGTTCGTCCCCGACGGCAGTCCCGAGCACGTCGCCCTCGTCGCGAGGGTCGACACCCGGGCCGAGCTGGCCGGGATCGCCGTGCCCGCGCTCGTCGTCGCCACCACCCTCGACGGGCTCGCGTCGCCCGCGCTGTCCCGGGAACTCGCGGACGGCATTCCCGGCGCCGAACTCGTCGAGGTCGAAGCCGGGCACAACATCGGCGCCGAAGCCCGCGACGAGTGGCTCGCCGCGATCGAAAAGTTTCTCGGGAGGCTGTCGTGAACCTGGAAGTCGTACTGCCGAACGAGCAGCCGGACCTGCCGCCCGGCCGGCCCGCCGAGCTGGCGCGGCTCGCCGAGGACCTCGGCTACCGCACGGCGTGGCTGCCCGACCACCTGATCCCGCCCGGCGCGTTCGGCGACGTCTTCGGCGGGGTCTACGAGCCGCTCGTCACCCTCGCCCACATCGCCGCGCTGACGAGCCGGATCCGGCTCGGGACGTCGGTGCTGATCGTGCCGCTGCGGGAGCCGTTCGCGCTGGCCAAGCAGGTCGCGACCCTCGATGCGCTCTCGGGCCACCGGTTCGACCTCGGCGTCGGCACCGGCTGGAACGAGCCGGAGTTCGCCGAGGTCGGGGCCGACTTCGCCGGCCGTGGGAAGCGGACCGACACCACTCTCGACCTGCTCGCGGAGCTGTTCCGCGCCGGCCGCGGCCCCGGCGGCGGCCACTTCGAGCCGCGGCCGGCGGGATCGGTGCCGATCACCGTCGGCGGCAACTCCGCGATCGCGCTGCGCCGCGCCGCCCGCGTCGGTTCGGCGTGGCAGAGCGCCGGGCTGTCCCCCGCCGAGTTCGGCGAGCGGGCCGGGAAGCTCGGGGAGCTGGCCGCCGGCCGCGACGTGCGGGCCACCGCCCGGATGGAGTGGGACGGGACCGATCTCGACGCCGCCGTCGCGCGGTTCCGGGCGTATATCCTGGCCGGGGCGGACGCGGTGGCCGTCCACTTCGGCCCGGCCGAGGCGTTCGACCGGCGGATGACCGCGTTCGCCGAGGCCGTCGCCGGTCTTTAGGATGCCCGAGACGCCGAACCCCGGGAGCGCCAGTGCCGACAGAGCCGACCACGCGCCGCCGGGTCGCGTTCATCTTCCCGATCTACAACGAGGAAGGGAACATCGAGCTGCTGCAGCGCACGGTCGACGAGGTCACCGCGCCGCTGGCCGGGAAGTACGACTTCAGCTTCATCTACGTCGACGACGGCAGCAAGGACGGCTCCCTGGCCGCGCTCACCGGGCTGAGCGCCCGCGACGGCCGGATCACGGTCATCGAGCTGTCCCGCAACTTCGGCCACCAGATGGCCGTCACCGCCGGGCTCGACCTGGTCGACGCGGACGCCGCGATCATCATGGACAGCGACCTGCAGGACCCGCCGCGGGTGGCGCTGGAGCTCATCGAGAAGTGGGAGGAGGGCTTCGACGTCGTCTACGCGCAGCGGCGGTCGCGCCAGGACTCGCCGTTCAAGCGGCTCACCGCGAGCGCGTTCTACTGGTTCCTCGGCAAGATGGCCGCCGTCGACATCCCGAAGAACACCGGCGACTTCCGGCTGGTCGACCGCAAGGTCGTCGACGAGCTGCGCAAGTACCGCGAGCGCGACCGGTTCCTGCGCGGCCTGGTCAGCTACATCGGGTTCAAGCAGACGGCGGTGCTGTTCGACCGCGACAAGCGCCACACCGGCGCCACCGGCTACCCGCTGACGAAGATGATGCGGTTCGCCGCCGACGGCATCGTCGGGTTCTCGACCACGCCGCTGCGGATGATCACGCGGATGGGCTACCTGTTCTCGCTGCTGAGCTTCCTCGGCGTGCTCTACGTCATCGGCGTCAAGCTGTTCGCGCCCGCGACCGCGGTGCCCGGCTGGGCGTTCATCACCATCGCGATGTTCTTCCTCGGCGGCGTCCAGATCATCATGCTCGGCGTGCTCGGCAGCTACATCGGCCGGACGTACTCGCAGGTGCAGAACCGGCCGCTCTACAGCGTCGCGTCGGTGCGGACGGGCGCGAACGAGGACAGCCGGAGCACCGTCCGATGAGGCTCGTCACCGCCACGCAGGTGCGCTTCGGCATCGTCGGGATCGGCAACACGCTGGTCGACGTCCTCGGGTACGCGCTGCTGGCCACGCTCGGCGTGCCGACGTTCGTCGCGAACTTCATCTCCACGACGGTCGGCATGCTGCTGTCGTTCACGTTGAACCGGAACTTCACGTTCCGGGCGAAGGACGGCGACGTCCGCCGCCAGGCCGTGCTGTTCTTCGTGGTCACCGCGTTCGGGCTCTGGGTGGTGCAGTTCCTCGTCATCACCCTGGTGAACCACCTGTTCCCGGGGATCAACCTGCTGGTGCCCAAGGGCGCCGCGATCGTCGTCGGGCTGTTCTGGAACTACCTGCTCTACCACTACGTCGTCTTCCGCCACCGGCCGGTGACGCCGGTACCCGGTGCGGCACCCGCCGACTCAGCGTGATCTCGTACGCTGACCTGCGTGCGATCCCGTGAACTGCGCTTCGGCCTGGGCGTCTTCGTCCTTTCCCTGGGCGTCCTGCTGCTCCGGTTCCTCGTGCCGAGGCCGGTCGGGATGGCCGACAACGGCGACGGCTGGCGCCTGCTGTGCGACCTCGGCGGCCGGCACCCGGAGCTGAAGCCCGAGTTCTACGTCCACTTCAGCTACGGGCCGGGTTCGGCCTGCAAGAGCGACTACATCTCGAGCCAGGCGTGGCTCGACTGGTTCGCGAGCAAGCTCGGGCACGTGCTCGGCTCGTCGGCCGAGCTGAACCTGCTGGTGCTCGGCGCGATCACGTGCGTGCTGGTCGCCGTGGGCGTCGCGGCCACCGTGCTGGGCCTGGACCTGAGCCGCCGCAACCGCGTCATCGCCGCCGTCCTGCTGCTGCTCGTGATGGCCGACTCGGCGTTCTTCGGCTACTTCGCCTCGGTGCTCAGCGAAGGCGCCGGGTTCGTCGGGATGCTGCTGACCGCGGGCGGGCTGCTGCTGATGCACCGCACGGGCGCGTGGCGCTACTGGGGCGCGGCGCTGACCGTGGTGGGCGCGCTGATCGGGATCAACGCGAAGTCGCAGACGCTGCTGCTGATCCCGCTGTTCGTGATCGCGCTGGCCCTGGTCCGGCCGCTCGGCGCGAAGGGCCGCGCGCGGTGGCTCGTGCCGCTGGGCGTGCTGGTGATCGTCGGCGCCGGCACGGCGATGGTGCAGTCGAAGGGCGACCCGGCCAACGCCGAGTACCGCGAAGCCAACATGTTCCACGTGGTGTTCGACAGCATCGTGGACGGCAAGCACGACACCGACGCCGACCTGACCGCGCTGGGCCTCCCGCCGGACGCGAAGAAGTTCATCGGCAAGGGCTGGTGGGAAGCGAGCCCCTGGACGGACCCGGGTTACAACACCTACCGCGACAAGATCAGCCGCCGCAACGTCGTGCAGTACTACGCGTCCCACCCGACCCGCACGCTGCAGGTCCTCCAGCAGGGCGCGGTCGACACGCTCACGGCCCGCCCGTCGCGGCTGGGCAGTTTCGCCGAGTCGGCCGGCTACCCGCAGATGGCCCAGGAGTACCGGGTGCCGGTGCTGTCGGGCCTGTCCGCGCTCGCCGCGCCGCTGGGCCTGTTCGCGCTGGTCCCGTTCTGGCTGCTGATCGGCTGGGCGGGCATCCGCGCGTTCCGCCGGAAGGCGCGCGAGTACGGGACCGTGGTGTTCTTCCTGCTGCTGTTCGCGATCGGCCAGTTCGGGCTGTCGGCCCTCGGCGAGGGCGTCGAAGGCGTGAAGCACCAGCTGCTGACGCTGTTCCCGACGTTCCTGGCCTTGGTGTTCGCGGTGCTGAGCTTCTTCCCGCGGCCGTCCCGGGTCGTTCCGGAAGACGCCGGGGAAGAGCCGGAGTCCGAGGCCATGACCGAGGTCTTCGACGCCTTCCGGGAGCCGGAGAAGCCCGCGGTCCGCTAAACCGTTCCGGCCTCCCGGGCGTGGGGAAGGCGGTGGTCCGGGAACAGCCCGGACACCGCTTACCTGTGGGAGGCAAGTGTGCGGTCAGCAGTACGGAAGTTCGCCGTCGTCGCCGGTGTCGTCGTGGCGGCGGCTCTCGTCGCGGTGCCCGGCGCGGAAGCCGCGCCGGTGACGACCTGTCCGGGCACCGAACTCCACAAGGAGGGCTTGCCCAAGTCGCTGACCAACCGGCTCGGCGAGGCGGCCGGCACGCTCCACCTCTGGTACTCCAGTGCGAACGGCGGCACCAACTGCGCGAAGGTCTACGACGACGCGTCCGGGTCGCACTCCATGTCGGTCAGCATCCGGACGGACACCTCTGCCACGGTGACCGACTCCGGCACGTTCTCCACCTACGCCGGCGGAGTGGTGGTGACCGGGACGAACGGCCACTGCATCTACGTCTCCGGCAGCCTCTCGCTGGGCACCGGCCAGGTCAACCAGTTCCGCGCCTCGGCCGGACCGGTCGCCTGCGGCTGACGTGCCGAGCCCGCCGTCCGCCGAGCGGGCGGCGGGCCTCAGCCGGACTGCGAGGCCAGGCGCTCTTCGCGGTCCGCGGTCGCCAGGGCGTCCAGGACGCCGTCCAGTTCGCCGTCCAGGACCTGGTCCAGGTTGTACGACTTGTAGTTCACCCGGTGGTCCGAGATGCGGTTCTCCGGGAAGTTGTACGTCCGGATGCGCTCCGAGCGGTCGACCGTGCGGACCTGGGAGCGGCGGGCGTCGGACGCCTTGGCCGCGGCCTCCTCCTCGGCGACCGCCTGGAGGCGGGCCTGCAGGACCTGCAGCGCGCGGGCGCGGTTCTGGATCTGCGACTTCTCGTTCTGGCACGAGACGACGATGCCGGTCGGCAGGTGGGTGATCCGCACCGCCGAGTCGGTCGTGTTGACGCTCTGGCCACCCGGGCCCGACGAGCGGAAGACGTCGATGCGCAGGTCGTTCGGGTCGATCTCGACCTCGACCTCTTCGGGCTCCGGGTAGATCAGCACCCCGGACGCCGAAGTGTGGATCCGGCCCTGCGA
This genomic window contains:
- the prmC gene encoding peptide chain release factor N(5)-glutamine methyltransferase is translated as MNRQPLRLAIMEATRILGRAGVASPRFDAEVIAAHVLGVERGRLPMVPLVDPPVIEAIGQLVQQRAKRIPLQYLTGWAALGDITVAVGAGVFVPRPETELLLEWGVKFLQGREFPVVVDLCTGSGALALGVAHARPDAVVYAVDVDPQALAWARHNADVHADAGNTPIRLYSGDISDPTMFAELDGLVDLVLCNPPYVPDGTPVPPEVAEHDPPRAVFAEESGLAVIRHAIAAGARLLRPGGGLAIEHDDTHGSAVPALVRARRVLTAVEGHNDLAGRARFVTAKRLG
- a CDS encoding MerR family transcriptional regulator, which codes for MRIGELAERTGVSTRLLRYYGEQGLLVASRDRNGYRCYGEDAVVRVRQIRRLLEAGLTTGVIASALQCASGEEAHLDLCPELAQLLHRELTAMDDRIGTLQRRRSTLAGYLTEEGG
- a CDS encoding glycosyltransferase family 2 protein, giving the protein MPTEPTTRRRVAFIFPIYNEEGNIELLQRTVDEVTAPLAGKYDFSFIYVDDGSKDGSLAALTGLSARDGRITVIELSRNFGHQMAVTAGLDLVDADAAIIMDSDLQDPPRVALELIEKWEEGFDVVYAQRRSRQDSPFKRLTASAFYWFLGKMAAVDIPKNTGDFRLVDRKVVDELRKYRERDRFLRGLVSYIGFKQTAVLFDRDKRHTGATGYPLTKMMRFAADGIVGFSTTPLRMITRMGYLFSLLSFLGVLYVIGVKLFAPATAVPGWAFITIAMFFLGGVQIIMLGVLGSYIGRTYSQVQNRPLYSVASVRTGANEDSRSTVR
- a CDS encoding TIGR03619 family F420-dependent LLM class oxidoreductase, whose translation is MNLEVVLPNEQPDLPPGRPAELARLAEDLGYRTAWLPDHLIPPGAFGDVFGGVYEPLVTLAHIAALTSRIRLGTSVLIVPLREPFALAKQVATLDALSGHRFDLGVGTGWNEPEFAEVGADFAGRGKRTDTTLDLLAELFRAGRGPGGGHFEPRPAGSVPITVGGNSAIALRRAARVGSAWQSAGLSPAEFGERAGKLGELAAGRDVRATARMEWDGTDLDAAVARFRAYILAGADAVAVHFGPAEAFDRRMTAFAEAVAGL
- a CDS encoding M6 family metalloprotease domain-containing protein, which gives rise to MRARTPKALALLAAVTVLTGLGAGTAAAEPLTRGWPAPIDAAHWENQDHMTWSDYRKVPGTNWADPALKPTQRVFKGAVVLADYPDQDFVVTQPPKSTVFGNPGPEASNIPRAGVAQYYQDFLNKPEALNNGHTINEYWMEDSGGRFGVQLTAFGPYRMPGQSFEYGMEFQPNACPPSANCDRDIRTDAGNAWRADVGDTANQFDFVFYLSAGQDESSTWQEFGEMKFGTKENVPDAFGPPNHDLPNYAATRYVPWTSWASAASIWPNAGNGSSVQAESSGQSTYAHEFSHILGIGDNYNNPFGIPPWRDYSGAWEMLSRGTFNGPGGPHTRWQIPATQGSSMGAQHMLRNKMKLGIVDPADVLQLDRNQLAASGPVSARITAREADAQPGAFTGLNIKLTGGDKSPKCDKTTDPFCDGGGYDNYTVEVVDRMGADSFSPDSGVLLAKTKDKDNAPFEWVIDANPADIGITDYTKPDGTPVKITIGDYRQLNDALFKAGTEAASPYEYTDQANRLKFLITDLARDRKGVLSYTVTVASLDGSGSQARGAAVTPALPAFARGGLATCDFGLFNTGSAKGAKAPYDTDTYRLSASTDAKGWQVRLPNELATAKFGQFVKVPAFAKRSGGDLAARVKLTATSVSDPSKTATASCTAFGF
- a CDS encoding alpha/beta fold hydrolase; its protein translation is MTEHFHHVVRGTGPGLLLAHGGGGSVEGNFGAILGDLARTRTVVGPDYPGSGATPRSATPLDLDELADELVAIAVGAGLERFAILGYSLGTAVAVRATTRHPDRVTGLILTSGFARLDNRIRLAVDVWAALLHDDPKLLAKFLTLVATGRDHLEALTPGQLETAVDQLAAFVPDGSPEHVALVARVDTRAELAGIAVPALVVATTLDGLASPALSRELADGIPGAELVEVEAGHNIGAEARDEWLAAIEKFLGRLS
- a CDS encoding GtrA family protein gives rise to the protein MRLVTATQVRFGIVGIGNTLVDVLGYALLATLGVPTFVANFISTTVGMLLSFTLNRNFTFRAKDGDVRRQAVLFFVVTAFGLWVVQFLVITLVNHLFPGINLLVPKGAAIVVGLFWNYLLYHYVVFRHRPVTPVPGAAPADSA